The genomic window cagtgcgcgctttggcgtgttacgttgagcgcacagcagcgattaggtcatcgcctcagctgtttgtgtgtcatggtgcggctgcactaggtagaccactttcaaaacagcgtctgtctcattggctttgcaaaggcattgagacagcttatgaggcagcggggcgacaattgcctcagggtataagagcccactccactcgtggagtagcggcttctactgcccttttcagaggaacaggggtagaggatatctgtgCAGCGGCGTCGTGGTCGTCACcatctccatttatccgtttctatctcttggatatgtcttctaactctttggctcagtctgtactcagcgtggctgaggggaggacttgagctaagagagaggaatgcaggacCGAAGAGACAGGTCTCTTTCAGGTCCGCTTCTGATAGAAGGACATATTAtagcatgactcctgactgacaggttcagtacagtagaaggcatgtattgatctgcccaccagtgaaTAACTGGGTTGAGGCGGAATTATGAGGGATAATAGTAGTAACCTTGGTTACGgtactattagaccggtcatgacAATTTTTGACGgaatctatctgcttgttcagattagtatgaatcatgttctgggatctgcccactaatctTTGGGGTTCCATTGATTGAGTGGGGCGGGctaccgtgtacacaatgtagagtgacactttgtgtcattccattagtggtcggtattgTTGTAACAGGATATTGAGGTATCATCTATCtcctagtacagattagtatggcccgtatcctggtgatctgcccactagacattggtgttgccattggactaggtggggcggatttggaccgatgacgcagtatattgtgacaccTTGTATTGTGATACAGTGGTTACAGTAATGCGGGACTtggtcgcagccattgctaggcctgaccttttcatttcgatgggaagtgttgggctcggcagggagtacattttggagcgttgcGCTCCGACCTTAAACCAATaagagcagagctcccctatggggcggagctccacgatatagaacgatagttaccggagtgtaactccagttctatgagtggagcagagccccataggacttaaggccctgccgaccctctctagtctcgctgaagataaatatctcgggaggctgattgaggggaagcgtcccctcttatagggacacctgtactcctattggctgcaggtgtgtgcataattttgtctcaggctgttgatgccttagggcagtgggtaaaccaataggagcagagctcccctatggggctccgctccactcatagaactggagttacactccggtaactatcgttATAGAGGGTGCCAGAGTTCAACACCTCAGGAACGAATGTCAgatggcttttcatagctgaccATTCataggttgagagagagagtcgaaacagCAGGACCAGGACAAGGTAGCGCATCCATTGAAACGGGTTACAAAAAAATCAGTGGAAAAACAATTACACTCCGATTCCCTTTATGGATGGATGTATCTTTGAATTTGCTGTTGAATGGCCTGCTCCTTCTCCATTTTCGGAACACCAGCCCACTCCCCCAAAGTGATCGATAGTATATCTTGGCTCGCACTGTGATGATTGTGATTTTGAGCTCTCAGGTTCATACAGCGAGTTATGGTCTTCACTGATCTCACTCTCCGTCAGCTCCATCTGTAGCGGATAGGGGCAGGACTAGGTTTTATAGTGATGGTCGAGAGCGCAATCTAGCTGGGCCTCGAGCTCTTTAGTGATGGTCCCGGTGGACCTCTTCTCCACCGCAGCACAGGAACACTCTGGCACCCAGGGGTCAGTTTGGTATGCTGTACTAACCGTTCTTTCCTGTTGGTAGAAAACAATTAAGGCATCTATTAGGCTATAGTTATATTCAAGAATCACTGCATATACTATATATTGTCCATTTTATATCCAAAATGGCCTCAGGGATGACAGATTGTGTCTTGAAATAAACAATAGCCTTAGAAATAACATGGATTTGCATgtacctcctctgcctcctcctgcaCAGTTTCCTCCAGGATTAAAACCTTTTCAGGGATGAAGTTGTCATCCTGAAAACAAACAAACGTTTTGTTAAGACAACTGAACCCAAATATATCAGTTGGCATTAACAAGCTACCTGTCTTGTATGCTTTGTCAACACACACCAAATACAGGGACATTTATTTTTCAGCAAACATGAGCTATGTCAACTTCAGTCTAGCTGAATGAGGTGGAGCTAACAAAACATTCCAAAAACAAATCTGTCAACAAAATGTATTACAGTACTTGAGCATCAATATTCACTGAAATGTATTAGAAATGTATTTACTGGTGAATAAAatcaataaataaaatacaattagCCAAAAAGGGAACCCTGGTCAATATGTTAATGCTCCCCGCCAGCACAATTTAAATTGCTGCAAAGTTGAGGGTCTCAATAAATTCAGCAAACTAAACTCATTGTGCAATCTACCTAGCTATTTGAGATTAAATGCAAAATATAAATATCAAAGTTTACACAACATAATTGTTTCATTAAGTGAGTATAATGTCTAGAGAGTAATAAATAAACTATTAATGAAGAATGTTAATATGAGCATGCTACCTGAACATATACAATAACCCAATTACAACAATACATGGAATGATAGCAACAAGCGCTATCAGAAGTAAACACACAAACCGAAGccataacaacaataacaactacTCACTTTCACCTAGGCATTCCATGAACATACATCCAGAAAGCCACCCGTGATCTGCACTGTAACAAACAGCTAGGTGGGAGGTCTTTTTTTTATAGCTGTTCACGAGCATGGGCCTAGTCCAGCTCGCCAGTGAAAGAGCAGCTAATAGTCCTTGGCCAATCAGAGGATGCACACACAGCTCATGTAGTGTGTGGGGCGAGTGGGTATCTGCTGATTGGCTGAGACCATGAGCTGTGTGCTGATTGATATCTGCTCAGgtcaagacaggagagacagattCAGTGGCGCCAGCCAGACGTAAACAAATGCACACGGAAATAATGTCCTTTGTCTTCCTTGAATGAGGAATTCTCTACAGATACATCCCTGCCAACTAGGTGTTGCATAGAGTGAAACAGCCCAACCCTCTCAGGTGTAGGGTGATTTTCCTCCCACCTCACTAGTAGCCTACACCTCCTCTCACAAAGTCAGCTGATTTCAGAGGAGAGATCATGGTTGTGTTCCAGGCCGACTTCATTGCGGATATTACATTGCATCAACTAATGTCATCGACAGCACAGTTGGGCATCAGATTACTATATCACATGATGGGGTTCGCTGATATAACACCAGGCGTGTTTAATAAGATCTGGCAGATGTCTCCAATGTAGTCGGCCAGGACCAAGACCCATTTCTTCAGCAGATTAGATGGTATAGGCTCTGCTACAGCCTAGGGCAGtatattaaattgtttatttttgtCATAAAAATGTGACGctaaaacatttgttttaaatacTGCATAGCGAAAGCGAGGTGTGGTTATGGAAACTCATACCAGACTGAAATTAattaatgtatttaaaaaataaaaataaaaaacatcaaAGGGTTCAGGGCTGGACCAAAAACATCTGGGGTTGAAGCCTCGGAAGCCCAAGATTAATGACACCGCTGCCCGAgtactggagttgcccatccctgggttAGAGTTTCTTCAGGACAGGGTCTAACTATACTGGACCAATAAGCACGTCCTAGAAATATACTTTATTGGGACTGTCGTTAGGGTGTTCAACATTGGTGTTGGTCCTGGGTTCGAGGCCCACTAGGGTAGTCACCTTATTCTCACATTCTTAGCAATATATGTTAATGTAATTATTTTGGAACAGTTACAACACACATATCTGATCTAATTAAAATTAGTTTGTCAATGACAGGTTTGTTCTACATTGCATATGTTGTGTAGATTTTTTAAAGACGATAGTTCCCTTTAAGATGCTCAGCGATATAGAATAAATAATTTATATTAGGTAGTGGAAATGGGGTCATAATTCGTGCTCAAGGGGATATCCTACAGGTTCCCATCTTTCAATGGGAAACTCATTTTAATTATATCAGATAGGTGTGTTgtaactgttgccaaataatgacaTCAACATATTTTGCTAAATATGTGAGAGTACAGTGATTCCCCTAATGGGTCCGGAACAGAGGCCACCAGCACCAATGAAGAATGCCCTATCCACTGTCCCAATAAGGGATATCTCTAGGACATGTGCTTATTGGGCCAGTATAGTAAGGCCCTGTCTTGTCCAGAAAAaacccttccccctcctccctagtTAATAtgttatgttctgagaacatggcaaccatgttctgtgtatgtttagtgggacgttgatggaatattctcctaaccctcagaaaactggttacatgaatgttcttgcaacgtcccatgaaacgtttctagaacattaatattgtatattctgagaacatggtaaccacgttctgggtatgttctgtttgacattaagggaatgttttCCTAACTAACAACAACACATGCTAAAATGGTTTTCAAAAAGGTTTTTGCTATAGAATGTCCCATAACTAatggaaaactggacactcaaacattacGGGAGctttacgggtaacattacaaaaacgttcACTCTCCCTAAAATTGTTAGCTGGGGTGCCCCATGAATGTTGTTGCTCAGCATTCAGAAACATTGTTGCCAACAAATACTATAGTTCTACGTGGTTCAAGATGACACGTGGCCTCAACTGACCTCGAATTGATAGCGATCTGTAAAGTGTTGTCATGTCAACTCTGTCACTCCTGGCAtgacaaggagttgacatgataacacaaacagatctgtgaCCAGCCTATAGAATTGTTGGCTTTTAGGCTTATTACTAgcctactatactgaacaaaaatataaacgcaacatgcaacaatttcaatgattttactgagttacagttcatataaggaaatgtcaatagaaataaataaattaggccataatctatggattacacatgactgggaatacagatatgcatgtgttggtcacagataccttaaaaaggtaggggcgtggatcagaaaaccagtcagtatctggtgtgacaaccacatctccttcgcatagagttgatcaggctgttgattgtggcatgtGGAATGTTTTCCGACTCCTCTTCAAtgtctgtgcgaagttgctggatattggcggcaactggaacacgctgtcgtacatgtcgatccaaagcatcccaaacatgctcaatgggtgacatgtctagtgagtatgcagaccatggaagaactgggacattttcagcttccaggaattgtgtacagatacttgtgacatggggccgtgcattatcatgctaaaacaggatgtgatggcggcggatgaatggcacgacaatgggcctcaggatcttgtcacggtatctctgtgcattcaaattgatatcgataaaatgcaattgtgatcgttgtccgtagcttatgcctgcccataccataaccccatcagCACCATGGGGcagtctgttcacaacgttgacatcagcaaaccgctcacccacacaacgccatatacgtggtctgaggttgtgaagccggttggacgtactgccaaattctctaaaacaacgttggaggcagcttatggcaatagctctggtggacattcctgcagtcagcatgccaattgcacgctccctcaaaacttgcgacatctgtggcattgtgttgtgtgacaaaactgcacattttagagtggccttttattgtccccagcacaaggtgcacctgtgtaatgaccatgctgttgaatcagctttttgatatgccacacctgtcaggtggatggattatcttggcaaaggagaaatgctcactaacagggatgtaaacaaatttgtgcaccaaatttgagagaaataaaagGTTTTTGTGCGTATAGCAAATTTCTGGgttgttttatttcagctcatgaaacatgggaccaacactttacatgttgcatttatgtttttgtttaGTGTATTTTACACGCGTTATATTGTTAAAACCATTTGTTGACCATGATCACTAAAGTTATTAAAGCTTTGGCTACAAAATCAATTATATCAGGCACTTGGCAATTGCAAGGCAGAAGATTTTTATTATTTGTATAAAACAATAAAATATCTATTGTAATGATAAAATCTGTATTGGTCTAGATTTTTTTTTAGGAAATTCTACATGGGTTGGCCACACACAGTTGACTTGCATCTTGAGAAAGAGGGTTTGGTTTGTTAACATCTTGCATGGTTTTGCAATGTTTAAAAGGAGAAGTATACTAATATTGTACAATACACAGCTGTGAAACACATAAGTGCCAATTCATCCTGACTGTTGAGTAGTCGTTCATATACTTTAAGGAGGCAGGTAAGTTACAATAGGTTGCCTATTCTTTGTGTATGTGACAATATTATGGTTTATAAAATATGTATTTCAACGTGTGTTTGCAGAAATCCAGCTGGGGAAAATATGAACCTCATGTTAATGCTAGTAAATTGGTTATACTAACAATGTCAATGTTAGGAAATTAGTGTAAAGCCTTGGATAAACAGTAAACAATATAGTTATATTGTGTTAATGTACCTCAGACAAACTTGTGACATTTGAAAGTGTTAatatccttaagagtctattgatgcaCACATGCATCAATCTAAATAACATAATAAATTAAATCCCACCAAAATCCATCAATTTAAgttagagatatctgttttttgcaTGGGCAATACACCGCATCTGCCCATGtcgccttccgcatctgcggtggaaggtcgctgagctacagctgtgtttgtcatGAGCTTTGgtaaactaatatgaccactctatggaaagatgaggaTATCACGAACActatggtgttctccattttgctctatgacccccacaagtgtcacaggactcatctgaaggtaatcCGGTACcggtacacaaaaaaaaatggtgtggaggtatggaggtagttttgtgccaacagaaaaaaggggttaaatatgtgtccaaaaaactaaaatatttcctgagctttcttatatctcctagatataggacagacatttCAAAACCTTTTGATTTatttgttgactgtctgttttgctatttatttttgtatatatttttttgatacctgtaggggtcctaaaatttaaaatcaaatagctaaatgatccatggtatgaccatcttaaaacaattccatatgttagcttagtagagagagcgtgagagatagagagagcattATGTTTGAATACAGTACATCGATATTGTAATAGTAATTTCCAGGTGAACAAAAAGGAGAGCAGTCATTGATAAAGTTAATCAAAATCAATCCAGTTTAATTACAAGTTGCAACAGGGAGACACCTCCAGCACAGGAGACTTTTAGATATTTTTAAATTACATTCAGTTAAAAACTTTTAACCTCCAATTTCCACATGACCTTGCAGGAAAACAATCTCTTTTTGGTGGGCCACCCATCCCCCTGCATCACCATGTCCAAGTACCTGAAGCATTTCTCCACGGTAGGTGATGACCACACAACCCAGTGGCAGGATGAGGAGCTGCATGAGGCTAGTGAGGAGCTGGGACCAGCCACAGGACAGATGCCCCTGGGGGAACTCACCTTCAGAGACTCCCTGAAGAGGCTCTACAGCGCCAACagattccaggtatggaatatGAGTGGAGTAGGCAATGCTCATACTATCAATCCAACACAGCTAGTAAATGTTACCTTTGCTCAAATCAAATTTCAACTGTGGATGGggaacatatgtgtgtgtgtgtttcagtctaGGCTGCAAATATGAGACAGTAAAATTAACTCACATATGCTTGTCAGAAGGTTGGTCTTGTCTGATGTTGGGTGTTTCACTCTGGTTTGGATCACTGTGGTGTTGGTCTTCTCTGATGAGCGTTTGCCTCTGGTTTAGATAGTTGTGGTGTGCCTGGTCATCCTGGATGCCATCTTTGTGCTGGTCGAGCTACTGATCGACGTGTCAATCATCGATTTGGAGCATGGACACATTGCCCCTCAGGTGAGAGAGTCTAGAGTGCAGTGTTCCCCAAACTCGATCCTGGGgaccacaacactacacagctgCTTCAAATAATCAAGTCATTATCAAGCagtgattatttgaatcagcagtgtagtgctagggcaaaaaccaaaatgtgctgcccttggggtccccagggctgAGTTTGGGACACGCTAGTCTAGTGACTAGTCTGTCGAAATCACACAATTTATGTgcgtcccaaataacaccctattcgctagtccactacttttgaacagagccctatgggccctggtcaaatgtagtgcactatatagggaataggttgtcatttgggacacagcccaaaAAATCTGTGACCCAAACCGTCCTACAACAACTCTTCTGTCCTTTCTGTCTTCACCAGGTGTTCCACTACCTGAGTCTGGCTCTTCTCACCTTCTTCATGGTGGAGCTGGCTGGGAAGCTCTTTGCTTACCAGCTTGAGTTTTTCTATCACAAGTTTGAGGTGTTTGACGGACTGGTGGTGATTGTGTCCTTCATCCTGGATGTTGTGTATACAGCCAGTGAAGATGCTTTTAACGCCTCCATGGGCCTCCTGATCCTCCTCAGACTCTGGAGGGTGGCCAGGATAGTCAACGGTGAGAGATTCCCCACTTtgttcatgttcattaggcatcaAAAGGAGGGACTCCCTGGACATGTCCAATAAACACTCATTTTCATTTTCCATTGTGAAACATTTTAAAGCTTTATCCAatgcatgccctaatgaacacaacctttGTCACATGGCTAGCTAGGTCACCAATGTTGTAAAATGGGTTTGTGTCCAACATTTCATGTTTTCTCCCACAACTCAGGTATCCTGTTGTCTGTGAAGACAAGGGCCGATCACAAAGTTCACAAGCTGAAGGAGAGCAATGATAAACTGGTCCTGCAAGTTAATGAGCTACAAGAGCGCAGCGGCAAGACGGTGAGTTGGCCAGCCCCCGGGAACCCAAACCCCCACCAGCCCAAGACAAGTTTCAAgatatttacattttggtcatttagtagAGACTCTTATACAGAGTGTCTTACAGTCAGTCAGTAGACCCTGTTTTAACACACCCTTCAATCTCTTCCCCCTCTTTAGGAACAAGAGAACAGTAAACTACGGGCTCTCCTGCGACAGCATGCAATTGAGTTCTGATGCAGGAAGAGGAACAAGATGCCATTTTCATTATCCACTTATAACATTTTATTGGAATTGATCAATAAACAAGGGTATATTCTGAAAAGTGTTGACCATCCATACACCATTTGTGTCAGTAATTCCACCATGACAGGCGCTTACACTGTCCAGATAGATAGGTCCCTGTTTGTACTCTTGCCAACTCAATTGCTGTCATTGTCAAACCAAACATTTGGCATGACAATGAATGACAAGGAGTTGGTATGATAGCACaaagactggcactcaggctagatAGATTCCACATGATTAGGTCAACCTTCCAACCATTATCTGCATATTTAAGCAGATTTTAAAAGCTGATCAGATTTCATTGATTAGTATGATTCATATCATATGCCAGTATCCCACTTTGCAATGAGCATACGTCTTatttgagatatatatatatatagatatggaTTTATGTGCTATGCCTTTACTCAGTTAAGCAATGAATTGAcagctaatgttttgtacataaCATCCTGTAATGAATTTGTTGCATCTTGCTGTTTTTCTGAATCCCACTGTTGCTTGCTATGCAAAGACAATACAAGTATGAATCACTGTGAAAGTATTATGAAAtgttgttaaaaataaaaaagaattcTCCAGCTATCTCATTTGATCTAAACTACAGTATGTACAAATAAATAACAGCATTTGAGTGCCATCAGAGAACCATCAGTGCAAAATCAGGGTTTTTTTGCCATACATTTTGGTCAGTGTACCAGGTGACTAAAGAGAGGCGCTgttccaatatccacactagcattTCACTAAGAATTAAGCAATGTATTGACCATGCATTCTAAGACATATGCTGGTGAGGATATTAAAACATAGCCGCGgtttctcgtgtgtgtgtgtgtgtgcgcaacacCTGCCCACTCTTCCGTCTGTCAGTCGTTCACACAAAAGGGAAGAAGAAGTCGTATGGCAGCTTGGCGTCGATAGTGGGCGAGGCCTTGAAGCCCGGCCGGGCGGCTGCAGACACAGGTACGAAGGTCACAGAGCTGGTGACAGACATGACACGGCTGCCTCCAGAGAGTAATGCCTGAGGAAAAGAAAAATGGCAATAAAAAATAAGTAGGGTGTTACATAAAGGTGTCATGGCATTGACCAGAGGTCTGGAAGATGAACTCTATTGTTCCATCACTTGGCAATATGTTTAAGATGCATCAATGAAGTTACTGTTGAATCAATGGAATCTAACAAGGCTTTAACAGTAGCCTACAATTTCTAAGGAAAGTCTGTTGTTGTTCCATTACAGGGCATATAATGACCTCGGTAAGTGGACTACACGAAGATTTACATTACATTTCggtcatttaacagacactcttctccagagcgatttacattcAGTAAGTGAGACACAGTGTAGTCACGATGGGTGCTCTGGTTGCTGTTATACAAATACAAGCTGATAAAGTTAGATTTTTgctaagcactttgtgacaaatgTTTCTATAAAGAGCACCATACAATCAATATTACATTGGTTGCGTCAAATCCGTGTCTCAATCTTTTCTGAATGTGTATGCTTGTTATACTTTACACTGCTGCAAGATAATTTTACAAGAGATTAACAAGTTCTTTgagtaatatacagtaccagtcaaagatttggacacacctactaattcaagggtttctctgtatttttaaaaactattttctacattgtagaataatagtgaagacatcaaaactatgaaataacacatatggaatcatgtaataacccaaAAAATTTTTaacaaatctaaatgtattttagattcttcaaagtagacacccttttccttgatgacagctttgcacactcttggaattctctcaaccagcttcatgaggaatgcttttccaacagtcttgaaggagttcccacatatgctgagcacttgttggcttcttttccttcactccacggtccaactcatcccaaaccatctcaattgggttgaggttgggtgattgtggaggccaggtcatctgatgcagcactccatcactctccttcttggtcaaatacccttacacagcctggaggtgtgttttgggtcattgtcctgttgaaaaacaaatgatagtcccactaagcgcaaaccagatgggatggcgtatcgctgcagaatgctgtggtagccatgctggtcaagtgtgccttgaattctaaataaatcacagacagtgtcatcagcaaagcacccccacaccatcacacctcctcctccatgcttcatgatgGGAACCACACATGAGGAGGTGATCCATTCACCTCAAACAggcaaagacacagtggttggaactaaaaatctcaaatttggactcatcagacaaaaggacagatttccaccggtctaatgtccattgctcgtgtttcttggcccaaacaagtctcttcttcttattggtgtcctttagtagtggtttctttgcagcaattcgaccatgaaggcatgattcacgcagtctcctctgaacagttgatgttgagatgtgtctgttacttgaactctgtgaagcatttattcggGCTGcagtctgaggtgcagttaactctaatgaagttatcctctgcaacagaggtaactctgggtcttcctttcctgtggtggtcctcatgagagccagtttcatcatagcgcttgatggtttttgcgactgcacatgaagaaacattgactgaccttcatgtcttaaagtaataatggactgtcatttctctttgcttatttgagctgtttttgccataatatggacttggccttttaccaaatagggccatcttctgtataccacccctaccttgtcacaacacaactgattggctcaaacacattaagaaggaaagaaattccacaaattaacacctgtttattgaaatgcattccaggtgattacctcatgaagggTGGCTACTACAAAaaatgtttggttactacatgattccatatgtgttatttcatagttttcatgtcttcactattattctacaatgtagaaacagtaaaaataaagaaaaaccctggaatgagtaggtgtgtccaaacttttgactggtactgtatataggaaCAGTTTTTTATCGCTTTGgcactattttcacaagtatgtggtaaaatctcacaactcttagtacaaaactcaaaacagataatCAAAAAGGCTGTCTTTTcaaaactttaagcacattttaaattgactaagtacaacacacaaaatcacacagtcattttttcaccaaacctaatcagtgtttcatatagaaatacctttcatataaagtaacTGCCTTTCACAATACAATGCACAATATGtttcatatgattctcttctcatttgtttaaatacatttgaccatcacttaatccaactggatttaatggttaatcacttaaccgttggtaaacctatagattttaaactggtttgtctgctgtatatggattttgagaactatagaaataaaatgtgtgtttgtaaagtataaacatctaatgtatgatacatgataaccaCACATAATGACCACTCGTTATtgctaattgatttcacatagtggtaaccacaattggtcaccatataaaagggtgtgtgtgaacacttgcgatttatttatttcaacatggagcaggatagacagcaagggagaggaagaagTCAAAGAGCTCATgtacaaggggcccgtcagagaggtcaAACAGgcaaggaccaggcaaggagggcattaatcagaggcaacaaagagactaaagataaccctgaagaagctgcaaagctccacagctgagattggagtatctgtccataggaccactttaagccgtacactccacagagctgggtgttacggaagagtggccagaaaaaa from Coregonus clupeaformis isolate EN_2021a unplaced genomic scaffold, ASM2061545v1 scaf0043, whole genome shotgun sequence includes these protein-coding regions:
- the LOC121577775 gene encoding voltage-gated hydrogen channel 1, which gives rise to MSKYLKHFSTVGDDHTTQWQDEELHEASEELGPATGQMPLGELTFRDSLKRLYSANRFQIVVVCLVILDAIFVLVELLIDVSIIDLEHGHIAPQVFHYLSLALLTFFMVELAGKLFAYQLEFFYHKFEVFDGLVVIVSFILDVVYTASEDAFNASMGLLILLRLWRVARIVNGILLSVKTRADHKVHKLKESNDKLVLQVNELQERSGKTEQENSKLRALLRQHAIEF